One genomic window of Meles meles chromosome 15, mMelMel3.1 paternal haplotype, whole genome shotgun sequence includes the following:
- the PAIP2B gene encoding polyadenylate-binding protein-interacting protein 2B isoform X1 yields MGTMRRKTHLQSTCGWRTKKISTDRGLITRKEGQKLRVDFDLISTLQVEEELQEQDFLDRCFQEMLDEEDQEWFIPSRDLPQAMGQLQQQLNGLSVGDGHDSEDILSKSNLNPDAKEFIPGVKY; encoded by the exons ATGGGCACGATGAGAAGGAAAACCCATTTGCAGAGTACATGTGGATGGAGAACGAAGAAGATTTCAACAGACAG gggCCTCATTACCAGAAAAGAGGGCCAGAAGCTGAGAGTTGATTTTGATTTAATCTCCACTCTCCAG GTGGAGGAGGAACTGCAGGAGCAAGACTTCTTAGACCGCTGCTTCCAGGAGATGCTGGATGAAGAAGACCAAGAGTGGTTCATTCCCTCACGGGACCTGCCTCAGGCCATGGGACAGTTGCAGCAGCAGTTAAATGGACTGTCCGTCGGTGATGGTCATGATTCTGAAGATATTTTG AGCAAAAGTAATCTGAACCCGGATGCCAAGGAATTTATTCCAGGAGTGAAGTACTGA
- the PAIP2B gene encoding polyadenylate-binding protein-interacting protein 2B isoform X2, with product MNGSSVANTSPNVKSKEDQGLNGHDEKENPFAEYMWMENEEDFNRQVEEELQEQDFLDRCFQEMLDEEDQEWFIPSRDLPQAMGQLQQQLNGLSVGDGHDSEDILSKSNLNPDAKEFIPGVKY from the exons ATGAATGGATCCAGTGTAGCAAATACATCACCTAATGTGAAATCCAAAGAAGATCAGGGATTAAATGGGCACGATGAGAAGGAAAACCCATTTGCAGAGTACATGTGGATGGAGAACGAAGAAGATTTCAACAGACAG GTGGAGGAGGAACTGCAGGAGCAAGACTTCTTAGACCGCTGCTTCCAGGAGATGCTGGATGAAGAAGACCAAGAGTGGTTCATTCCCTCACGGGACCTGCCTCAGGCCATGGGACAGTTGCAGCAGCAGTTAAATGGACTGTCCGTCGGTGATGGTCATGATTCTGAAGATATTTTG AGCAAAAGTAATCTGAACCCGGATGCCAAGGAATTTATTCCAGGAGTGAAGTACTGA